In the Paralichthys olivaceus isolate ysfri-2021 chromosome 17, ASM2471397v2, whole genome shotgun sequence genome, one interval contains:
- the bdh1 gene encoding D-beta-hydroxybutyrate dehydrogenase, mitochondrial, whose amino-acid sequence MSGTQKNVNIATHDSRCHAPSVLQPSVLGRKHTTRPKMAPQPVFRAALLVLLSVFLTVLLGVGLPALLNGLTRLVGLPQTSVTECVVGLYFVFVLSIATPRIPRGVEEANGKAVFITGCDSGFGHSLAKHLHRLGFTVFAGCFLKDEDGEGAKELEEFHSDRMKVVQLDVCSEEQVNQAVEFIKENLEDSERGLWAVVNNAGVSTFGEVEFTSVDTYKQVSEVNLWGTIRVTKAVLPLIRRAKGRVVNLASMYGRMGNVMRSPYCVSKYGVEAFSDCLRYEMKTWGVKVSIIEPGNFIVATGILTRDIVASTADKLWSEAPSSVKDDYGKAHFEKHMAQMRSYCSSGLKDVAPVLDDITDAIMSKHPYARYTPSEPHWWIRVQLMTHLPTAVSDLLYF is encoded by the exons ATgagtggaacacagaaaaaCGTTAATATTGCAACACATGACTCGAGGTGCCACGCCCCCTCGGTTCTGCAGCCGAGCGTCCTCGGACGTAAACACACCACAAGACCCAAGATGGCGCCTCAGCCGGTGTTCCGCGCGGCCCTGCTCGTGCTGCTCTCGGTGTTCCTCACCGTGCTGCTCGGGGTCGGGCTCCCGGCGCTGCTCAACGGGCTCACGCGGCTGGTCGGTTTACCGCAGACCAGCGTCACCGAGTGTGTGGTGGGTCTGTACTTCGTCTTCGTGCTGTCGATCGCGACGCCTCGGATCCccagaggagtggaggag GCGAACGGTAAAGCCGTGTTCATCACAGGCTGTGACAGTGGATTTGGTCACTCGCTCGCCAAACATCTGCACAGGCTGGGCTTCACCGTCTTCGCTGGATGTTTCCTGAAG GATGAAGATGGGGAAGGAGCGAAGGAGCTTGAGGAATTTCACTCCGATCGCATGAAGGTCGTCCAGCTGGACGTGTGCAGCGAGGAGCAGGTGAACCAGGCTGTTGAATTTATCAAAGAGAACCTGGAGGATTCTGAAAGAG GTCTGTGGGCCGTGGTGAACAACGCCGGGGTGTCAACCTTCGGAGAGGTGGAGTTTACCTCCGTGGACACCTACAAGCAGGTGTCAGAGGTCAACCTGTGGGGAACCATCAGGGTCACCAAAGCTGTTCTGCCGTTAATCCGCAGGGCCAAAG GTCGTGTGGTGAACCTGGCCAGCATGTACGGCAGGATGGGAAATGTCATGCGGTCTCCCTACTGCGTGTCTAAATATGGCGTGGAGGCCTTTTCTGACTGCCTGCGCTATGAGATGAAAACCTGGGGAGTCAAAGTTTCCATCATTGAACCCGGAAACTTCATCGTGGCCACCGGCATCCTGACCCGCGACATCGTGGCCAGCACGGCCGACAAGCTGTGGAGCGAGGCCCCGTCCAGCGTGAAGGACGACTACGGGAAGGCCCACTTCGAGAAACACATGGCTCAGATGCGCTCTTACTGCAGCAGCGGACTGAAGGACGTGGCCCCCGTCTTGGACGACATCACCGACGCCATCATGTCCAAACACCCGTACGCGCGTTACACTCCGTCAGAGCCACACTGGTGGATCAGAGTGCAGCTAATGACCCACCTGCCCACCGCCGTGTCCGACCTGCTCTACTTCTGA
- the nck1b gene encoding SH2/SH3 adapter protein Nck1 isoform X1 has protein sequence MTEEVIVIAKFDYMAQQDQELDIKKNERLWLLDDSKSWWRVRNATNKTGFVPSNYVERKNSARKASIVKNLKDTLGIGKVKSRKGGMRDTASNADTDMYADNGERLYDLNLPALVKFSYTAEREDELTLVKGTRVIVMEKCSDGWWRGSYNGRSGWFPSNYVTEDMDGTAGGGGMGGPGDPVGSLTEKLAAVVNSTTNGNRVLHTVQALYPFSSDNDEELNFEKGEVMEVVEKPENDPEWWKCRKADGQLGLVPKNYVTVLDSTANKPTAGLAGPPTPDCDYISPSGSGRFAGKEWYYGKVTRHQAEVALNQRGTEGDFLIRDSESSPNDFSISLKAQSKNKHFKVQLKENLYCIGQRKFNSMEELVEHYKKAPIFTSEQGDKLYLVKALAAS, from the exons ATGACGGAAGAGGTGATTGTCATCGCCAAGTTTGACTACATGGCCCAGCAGGACCAGGAGTTGGACATCAAGAAAAACGAGCGACTGTGGCTCCTCGATGACTCCAAGTCCTGGTGGAGGGTTCGAAATGCCACCAACAAAACAGGCTTTGTGCCGTCCAACTacgtggagagaaaaaacagtgCCAGAAAAGCGTCGATTGTCAAGAACCTCAAAGATACacttg gAATTGGGAAGGTGAAGAGCAGAAAAGGAGGGATGAGAGACACAGCGTCCAACGCTGACACAGACATGTATGCAGATAATGGCGAGCGGCTCTACGACCTCAACCTGCCTGCCCTGGTCAAGTTCAGCTACACAGCTGAGCGTGAGGACGAGCTGACTCTTGTGAAAGGCACACGGGTGATAGTGATGGAGAAGTGCAGCGACGGGTGGTGGCGCGGCAGCTACAATGGACGTTCGGGTTGGTTTCCGTCCAACTACGTGACGGAGGACATGGATGGGACAGCTGGGGGAGGTGGAATGGGTGGACCTGGTGACCCGGTGGGATCGCTAACGGAGAAGCTGGCAGCCGTGGTGAACAGCACCACAAACGGGAACAGGGTGCTGCACACAGTCCAGGCGCTCTACCCCTTCAGCTCAGACAACGACGAGGAGCTGAACTTTGAGAAGGGCGAGGTGATGGAGGTCGTGGAGAAGCCGGAGAACGACCCGGAGTGGTGGAAGTGCCGCAAAGCAGACGGACAGCTTGGCTTGGTGCCTAAGAACTACGTCACTGTGCTGGACTCCACCGCCAATAAACCTACAGCGGGGCTCGCCGGGCCGCCCACACCTGACTGTGACTACATCTCGCCTTCAGGCAGCGGGCGCTTCGCAGGGAAGGAGTGGTACTACGGAAAGGTGACGCGACATCAGGCGGAGGTGGCGCTCAACCAGAGGGGAACGGAGGGAGACTTCCTCATCCGAGACAGCGAGTCATCG ccaAATGACTTCTCCATCTCCCTGAAGGCTCAGAGCAAGAACAAGCATTTCAAAGTGCAGCTGAAGGAAAACCTTTACTGCATCGGACAGCGCAAGTTCAACTCTATGGAGGAGCTTGTTGAACACTACAAAAAAGCCCCCATCTTCACCAGTGAGCAGGGAGACAAACTGTACCTGGTCAAGGCCTTGGCAGCCTCCTGA
- the nck1b gene encoding SH2/SH3 adapter protein Nck1 isoform X2 — translation MVKGVGCPALLSAQLSGCSSGITLQLQWEESRGRERHRERERAAKPKMDMANLFKHFFRIGKVKSRKGGMRDTASNADTDMYADNGERLYDLNLPALVKFSYTAEREDELTLVKGTRVIVMEKCSDGWWRGSYNGRSGWFPSNYVTEDMDGTAGGGGMGGPGDPVGSLTEKLAAVVNSTTNGNRVLHTVQALYPFSSDNDEELNFEKGEVMEVVEKPENDPEWWKCRKADGQLGLVPKNYVTVLDSTANKPTAGLAGPPTPDCDYISPSGSGRFAGKEWYYGKVTRHQAEVALNQRGTEGDFLIRDSESSPNDFSISLKAQSKNKHFKVQLKENLYCIGQRKFNSMEELVEHYKKAPIFTSEQGDKLYLVKALAAS, via the exons ATGGTCAAGGGAGTGGGTTGCCCCGCTCTGTTGTCCGCCCAGCTCTCTGGGTGTTCCAGTGGAATAACTCTACAGCTGCAGTGGGAAGAGAGCAGGGGCCgggaaagacacagagagagggagagagcagcgAAGCCCAAAATGGACATGGCTAACCTATTCAAACATTTCTTTC gAATTGGGAAGGTGAAGAGCAGAAAAGGAGGGATGAGAGACACAGCGTCCAACGCTGACACAGACATGTATGCAGATAATGGCGAGCGGCTCTACGACCTCAACCTGCCTGCCCTGGTCAAGTTCAGCTACACAGCTGAGCGTGAGGACGAGCTGACTCTTGTGAAAGGCACACGGGTGATAGTGATGGAGAAGTGCAGCGACGGGTGGTGGCGCGGCAGCTACAATGGACGTTCGGGTTGGTTTCCGTCCAACTACGTGACGGAGGACATGGATGGGACAGCTGGGGGAGGTGGAATGGGTGGACCTGGTGACCCGGTGGGATCGCTAACGGAGAAGCTGGCAGCCGTGGTGAACAGCACCACAAACGGGAACAGGGTGCTGCACACAGTCCAGGCGCTCTACCCCTTCAGCTCAGACAACGACGAGGAGCTGAACTTTGAGAAGGGCGAGGTGATGGAGGTCGTGGAGAAGCCGGAGAACGACCCGGAGTGGTGGAAGTGCCGCAAAGCAGACGGACAGCTTGGCTTGGTGCCTAAGAACTACGTCACTGTGCTGGACTCCACCGCCAATAAACCTACAGCGGGGCTCGCCGGGCCGCCCACACCTGACTGTGACTACATCTCGCCTTCAGGCAGCGGGCGCTTCGCAGGGAAGGAGTGGTACTACGGAAAGGTGACGCGACATCAGGCGGAGGTGGCGCTCAACCAGAGGGGAACGGAGGGAGACTTCCTCATCCGAGACAGCGAGTCATCG ccaAATGACTTCTCCATCTCCCTGAAGGCTCAGAGCAAGAACAAGCATTTCAAAGTGCAGCTGAAGGAAAACCTTTACTGCATCGGACAGCGCAAGTTCAACTCTATGGAGGAGCTTGTTGAACACTACAAAAAAGCCCCCATCTTCACCAGTGAGCAGGGAGACAAACTGTACCTGGTCAAGGCCTTGGCAGCCTCCTGA